One Telluria mixta DNA window includes the following coding sequences:
- a CDS encoding tetratricopeptide repeat-containing response regulator yields the protein MPENSSSSPAGNPQNVQLSSQLSVLIVDPNPALRANLQNMLNQSGVTRIESAVNASTAIKALGRKSFDIILCEYDLGSGTTSGEGQDGQQLLEDLRHHRLIPPWSIFIMLTAEGAYGKVVSAAELTPTDYILKPFTVQVLHERIQKAVARRAALLPVYQLIAQARPREAIDAAIESARTRPHYALDFARLRAELHVSLKEHELAETVYRDVLATKPVGWARLGLARAVAAQGRTDEAIPLLEHIVAENPRLMAAYDLLARCQQERGDAALAKKTLEDAVAISPYVVRRLRRLGEVALEAGDTDGAEKSFRQVVTRSRYSEFRNPEDHVNLVRALVGKGDPAGASTVIRDLERSLRGTPAADACKAISVALLHDAAGNGAAAVKELKLAVDAVRAGGTLSPNMRVGLAQTCLAHRMDDEASEVMLGALNGGDEALSAQQALNVFVRAGRPDLADGMGKQLRAQAQILLGVADEKRNMGDVRGAVQTLLEALHMAPNNLQVMIAVVGGVLRQIMEMGWDHPLAALSEEQLEHIRALDPAHPRLAALDAEMEAAKRKYGIAN from the coding sequence ATGCCAGAAAACAGCTCATCCAGCCCAGCCGGCAATCCGCAGAACGTGCAGCTCAGCAGCCAGCTGAGCGTGCTGATTGTCGACCCGAATCCGGCGTTGCGTGCGAACCTGCAGAACATGCTCAACCAGTCGGGCGTGACGCGCATCGAGTCCGCGGTGAACGCCAGCACCGCGATCAAGGCGCTCGGCCGCAAGTCCTTCGACATCATCCTGTGCGAGTACGACCTCGGAAGCGGGACCACGAGCGGCGAGGGCCAGGACGGCCAGCAACTGCTGGAAGACCTGCGCCACCACCGCCTCATCCCGCCCTGGTCCATCTTCATCATGCTCACGGCGGAAGGCGCGTACGGCAAGGTGGTCAGCGCGGCCGAGCTCACGCCCACCGACTACATCCTGAAGCCGTTCACGGTGCAGGTGCTGCACGAGCGCATCCAGAAGGCCGTGGCACGGCGCGCCGCCCTCCTCCCCGTGTACCAGCTCATCGCGCAGGCCCGGCCGCGCGAAGCGATCGACGCTGCCATCGAATCGGCCCGCACGCGCCCGCACTACGCCCTCGACTTCGCGCGGCTGCGCGCGGAACTGCACGTGTCGCTGAAGGAGCACGAACTGGCCGAAACCGTGTACCGCGACGTGCTGGCGACAAAACCCGTGGGCTGGGCGCGGCTGGGGCTCGCGCGCGCCGTCGCCGCCCAGGGCCGCACCGATGAGGCCATCCCGCTGCTGGAACATATCGTGGCCGAGAATCCGCGCCTGATGGCCGCCTACGACCTGCTCGCGCGCTGCCAGCAGGAACGCGGCGACGCGGCCCTCGCCAAGAAGACCCTCGAAGATGCCGTCGCCATCTCGCCGTACGTCGTGCGGCGCCTGCGCCGGCTGGGCGAGGTGGCGCTCGAAGCGGGCGACACGGACGGCGCCGAGAAGTCGTTCCGGCAAGTCGTGACGCGTTCCCGTTATTCCGAATTCCGCAACCCCGAAGACCACGTGAACCTCGTCCGGGCGCTCGTCGGCAAGGGCGATCCGGCCGGCGCGTCGACCGTGATCCGCGACCTCGAACGCTCGCTGCGCGGCACCCCGGCGGCCGACGCGTGCAAGGCGATCTCGGTGGCGTTGCTGCACGATGCGGCCGGCAATGGCGCGGCCGCCGTCAAGGAGCTCAAGCTTGCGGTCGATGCCGTGCGCGCGGGCGGCACGCTGTCGCCCAACATGCGCGTGGGCCTCGCGCAAACCTGCCTCGCGCACCGCATGGACGACGAGGCGTCGGAAGTGATGCTCGGCGCGCTGAACGGCGGCGACGAGGCGCTGTCCGCGCAGCAGGCGCTGAACGTGTTCGTCCGCGCGGGCCGTCCGGACCTGGCGGACGGCATGGGCAAGCAGTTGCGCGCCCAGGCCCAGATCCTGCTTGGCGTGGCGGACGAGAAGCGCAACATGGGCGACGTGCGCGGCGCCGTCCAGACCCTGCTGGAAGCGCTGCACATGGCGCCGAACAACCTGCAGGTGATGATCGCCGTCGTTGGCGGCGTCCTCCGCCAGATCATGGAGATGGGCTGGGACCACCCGCTCGCCGCGCTGTCGGAAGAACAGCTGGAGCATATCCGCGCGCTCGATCCCGCGCATCCGAGGCTGGCCGCCCTGGATGCGGAGATGGAAGCGGCGAAGCGGAAGTACGGCATCGCGAACTGA
- a CDS encoding hydantoinase B/oxoprolinase family protein: MDWQFWIDRGGTFTDIVARRPDGSLVTHKLLSENPEQYRDAAVAGIRHLLGLAPGAPIPAGQVDAVKMGTTVATNALLERKGEPTALAITRGFRDALRIAYQNRPRLFDRHIVLPELLYGHVVEIDERIGAHGDVINPLDEAAARRGLQAAYDAGIRALAIVLMHGYRYHQHEDAVARIARDIGFTQVSVSHTTSPLMKLVARGDTTVVDAYLSPILRRYVDQVASELPGVNLQFMQSSGGLTDARAFQGKDSILSGPAGGIVGMVRASRLAGFERIIGFDMGGTSTDVSHYAGEFERVFETQVAGVRMRAPMMSIHTVAAGGGSILHFDGSRYRVGPDSAGANPGPASYRRGGPLAVTDCNVMLGKIQPRHFPHLFGPNADQPLDADAVRAGFEAMADHVERATGTRPLPEAVAEGFIRIAVGNMANAIKQISVQRGHDVTDYALTSFGGAGGQHACLVADALGMKTVFIHSLAGVLSAYGMGLADQGAMRERAVERRLDEIGPDVLAAELDALADAARADLAAQGVAAERMGVLRRVHLRYEGTDSAIVVMDGDRAALQAQFEQAYRRRFSFLMPGKALVVEAVSVEALGRSDAPPEQQMDAVQRDGAVPVFETVRMYADGAWRDTGVYRRQDIAPGDVIDGPAIIAEANATTVVEAGWQAGVTAYNHLVLRRVQALPRRHAIGTTVDPVMLEIFNNLFMSIAEQMGLRLQNTAYSVNIKERLDFSCAIFDADGNLVANAPHMPVHLGSMGESIKAVMRRNAGAMKAGDVYVLNDPYNGGTHLPDVTVISPVFNETGRDILFYVGSRGHHADIGGTTPGSMPPDSAHIEEEGVLIDNFKLVDGADGVLREAETRALLGGARWPARNPDQNLADLRAQVAANQKGVEELRKMVAFYGLDVVRAYMGHVQDNAEEAVRRVIGALADGHFVNELDNGARIEVAIRVDRAARSAEIDFTGTSGQLPNNFNAPSAVCMAAVLYVFRTLVDDEIPLNAGCLKPLKVIIPPGSMLNPHYPASVVSGNVETSTCITNALYGALGAMAAAQGTMNNFTFGNARYQYYETISGGSGAGPGFDGTDVVQTNMTNSRLTDPEILEFRFPVRLESYAIRAGSGGAGRWHGGNGGVRRIRFLEPMTAAILSNNRVYAPFGMAGGAPGARGRNLVERADGRVEELGHIGKAEMGAGDVFVIETPGGGGYGEAAGMPISKTPI, translated from the coding sequence ATGGATTGGCAGTTCTGGATCGACCGCGGCGGCACCTTCACGGACATCGTGGCGCGCCGGCCCGACGGCAGCCTCGTCACGCACAAGCTGCTGTCGGAAAATCCGGAACAGTACCGGGATGCGGCCGTGGCAGGCATCCGCCACCTGCTTGGCCTGGCGCCCGGCGCGCCCATCCCGGCGGGACAGGTGGACGCCGTCAAGATGGGCACGACGGTCGCGACCAATGCGCTGCTGGAACGCAAGGGCGAACCGACCGCGCTTGCGATCACGCGGGGTTTTCGTGACGCGTTACGCATCGCCTACCAGAACCGTCCGCGGCTGTTCGACCGCCACATCGTGCTGCCCGAGCTGCTGTACGGGCACGTCGTCGAGATCGACGAACGCATCGGCGCCCACGGCGACGTGATCAATCCGCTGGACGAGGCGGCCGCGCGGCGCGGCCTGCAAGCGGCCTACGACGCCGGCATCCGCGCGCTGGCGATCGTGCTCATGCACGGCTATCGCTATCACCAGCACGAAGACGCCGTCGCGCGCATCGCCCGCGACATCGGTTTTACGCAGGTGTCCGTGTCGCACACGACGAGCCCCCTGATGAAGCTCGTCGCGCGCGGCGACACGACGGTCGTCGACGCCTACCTGTCGCCGATCCTCCGCCGCTACGTGGACCAGGTGGCATCCGAACTGCCCGGCGTGAACCTGCAGTTCATGCAGTCCAGCGGCGGCCTGACGGATGCGCGCGCGTTCCAGGGCAAGGACAGCATCCTGTCCGGCCCCGCCGGCGGCATCGTCGGCATGGTGCGCGCGAGCCGCCTGGCCGGCTTCGAGCGCATCATCGGCTTCGACATGGGCGGCACGTCGACCGACGTGTCGCACTATGCGGGCGAATTCGAGCGCGTGTTCGAGACGCAGGTGGCCGGCGTGCGCATGCGCGCACCCATGATGAGCATCCATACCGTCGCCGCGGGCGGCGGCTCGATCCTGCACTTCGACGGCAGCCGCTACCGCGTGGGGCCGGACAGCGCCGGCGCGAATCCGGGCCCGGCAAGCTACCGGCGCGGCGGGCCGCTGGCGGTCACGGACTGCAACGTCATGCTGGGCAAGATCCAGCCCCGGCATTTCCCGCATCTGTTCGGGCCGAACGCGGACCAGCCGCTCGATGCAGATGCCGTGCGCGCCGGCTTCGAAGCGATGGCGGACCACGTCGAACGCGCGACCGGCACGCGGCCGCTGCCCGAGGCCGTCGCGGAAGGCTTCATCCGCATCGCCGTGGGCAATATGGCGAACGCGATCAAGCAGATCTCCGTGCAGCGCGGGCACGACGTCACGGACTACGCGCTCACGAGCTTCGGCGGCGCGGGCGGGCAGCACGCCTGCCTCGTGGCGGATGCGCTGGGCATGAAGACGGTGTTCATCCACTCGCTGGCGGGCGTGCTGTCCGCGTACGGCATGGGTCTCGCGGACCAGGGCGCGATGCGCGAGCGGGCCGTCGAGCGCCGCCTCGACGAGATCGGCCCCGACGTCCTGGCCGCGGAGCTGGATGCGCTGGCCGATGCTGCGCGGGCCGACCTGGCGGCGCAGGGCGTGGCGGCCGAGCGCATGGGCGTGTTGCGGCGCGTGCACCTGCGCTACGAGGGCACGGATTCCGCCATCGTCGTGATGGATGGCGACCGCGCGGCGCTGCAGGCCCAGTTCGAACAGGCGTACCGCCGGCGCTTTTCCTTCCTCATGCCGGGCAAGGCGCTCGTCGTGGAAGCCGTGTCGGTGGAAGCGCTGGGGCGCTCCGACGCCCCGCCCGAACAGCAGATGGATGCCGTCCAGCGCGACGGTGCCGTCCCCGTGTTCGAGACCGTGCGCATGTACGCGGATGGCGCCTGGCGCGACACGGGCGTGTACCGCCGCCAGGACATCGCGCCGGGCGACGTCATCGACGGCCCGGCCATCATCGCGGAAGCGAATGCGACGACGGTCGTGGAGGCGGGCTGGCAAGCCGGGGTCACGGCGTACAACCACCTCGTGCTGCGCCGCGTGCAGGCGCTGCCGCGGCGGCACGCGATCGGCACGACGGTCGACCCGGTGATGCTGGAGATCTTCAACAACCTGTTCATGTCGATCGCCGAGCAGATGGGCCTGCGCCTGCAGAACACGGCGTACTCCGTCAACATCAAGGAGCGCCTCGACTTCAGCTGCGCCATCTTCGACGCGGACGGCAACCTCGTCGCGAATGCGCCGCACATGCCCGTGCACCTCGGCTCGATGGGCGAGAGCATCAAGGCCGTCATGCGCAGGAACGCCGGCGCGATGAAGGCAGGCGACGTCTACGTGCTGAACGACCCGTACAACGGCGGCACGCACCTGCCCGACGTGACGGTGATCTCGCCCGTGTTCAACGAGACGGGCCGGGACATCCTGTTCTATGTCGGCTCGCGCGGCCACCATGCGGACATCGGCGGCACGACGCCGGGCTCGATGCCGCCGGATTCCGCGCACATCGAGGAAGAGGGCGTCCTCATCGACAATTTCAAGCTGGTGGACGGCGCCGACGGCGTGCTGCGCGAGGCCGAGACACGCGCCTTGCTGGGCGGCGCGCGCTGGCCCGCGCGCAATCCGGACCAGAACCTGGCGGACCTGCGGGCCCAGGTTGCCGCGAACCAGAAGGGCGTCGAAGAACTCCGCAAGATGGTGGCCTTCTACGGACTGGACGTCGTGCGTGCGTACATGGGCCACGTGCAGGACAATGCCGAGGAAGCCGTGCGGCGCGTGATCGGGGCGCTGGCGGACGGGCACTTCGTCAACGAGCTCGATAACGGCGCGCGCATCGAAGTCGCGATCCGCGTGGACCGCGCGGCGCGCAGCGCGGAGATCGATTTTACGGGGACGTCCGGCCAGCTGCCGAACAATTTCAATGCGCCGTCCGCCGTGTGCATGGCGGCCGTGCTGTACGTGTTCCGCACGCTCGTCGACGACGAGATCCCGCTGAACGCCGGCTGCCTGAAGCCGCTGAAGGTGATCATTCCGCCGGGCTCCATGCTGAATCCGCACTATCCGGCGTCCGTCGTGTCCGGCAACGTGGAGACGTCGACGTGCATCACGAACGCGCTGTATGGCGCGCTCGGCGCGATGGCGGCCGCGCAGGGCACGATGAACAACTTCACGTTCGGGAATGCGCGCTACCAGTACTACGAGACCATCTCCGGCGGCTCCGGCGCCGGCCCGGGCTTCGACGGCACGGACGTCGTGCAGACGAACATGACGAACTCGCGGCTGACCGATCCGGAGATCCTGGAATTCCGCTTCCCCGTGCGGCTGGAAAGCTATGCGATCCGCGCCGGCTCCGGCGGCGCGGGGCGCTGGCACGGCGGGAACGGCGGCGTGCGGCGCATCCGCTTCCTCGAGCCGATGACGGCGGCGATCCTGTCCAACAACCGCGTCTACGCGCCGTTCGGCATGGCGGGCGGCGCGCCGGGCGCGCGCGGGCGCAATCTCGTCGAGCGGGCCGATGGGCGTGTCGAGGAGCTGGGGCACATCGGCAAGGCGGAGATGGGCGCCGGGGACGTGTTCGTCATCGAGACACCCGGTGGCGGCGGGTATGGCGAAGCCGCAGGTATGCCGATTTCGAAAACGCCTATATGA
- a CDS encoding NAD(P)H-hydrate dehydratase, producing the protein MDNPLYSVAQIRAIEQAAQSQLPPGSLMRRAGEAASTYALEVLGGLPTGRILVLAGPGNNGGDALEVAANLANFGANVDVVHLAGAAPSPETQHALARAQASRARFVSDLADCHGCCLVVDGLFGIGLARPLAGQARALVERTHGMTCPVLALDVPSGLDADTGSVIGPDGVAVRATHTITFLGNKPGLHTGDGCDHAGRVHVNRLGADGLHAEVAHARLNTPALFAGFLKPRRNNSHKGTYGDVAVLGGARGMAGAGILAARAALYAGAGRVFVAAVDPGPALDAAQPEIMFRDAAGFAFDGRTVVAGPGMGDSAGATHLLSRVIDGTGPLVVDADALNLCAASPDLAARLAAHDGGVVVTPHPLEAARLLGVTAAIVQADRLENARELAQRLDAVVVLKGAGSVIARPDGYVALNATGNPGLATGGTGDVLAGLVGTLLGQGWPAWEAALAATWLHGAAADRLVAGGVGPIGLTAGELPKAIRAELNALVADAALA; encoded by the coding sequence ATGGACAATCCGCTCTACAGCGTCGCCCAGATCCGCGCCATCGAACAGGCCGCGCAGTCGCAGCTCCCGCCGGGCAGCCTCATGCGGCGCGCCGGCGAAGCGGCATCCACCTATGCCCTGGAAGTGCTGGGCGGCCTGCCGACGGGCCGCATCCTCGTGCTGGCCGGCCCCGGCAACAACGGCGGCGACGCGCTGGAAGTGGCCGCGAACCTGGCCAACTTCGGCGCCAACGTGGACGTGGTCCACCTCGCCGGCGCGGCGCCGTCGCCCGAGACCCAGCATGCCCTCGCGCGGGCCCAGGCCAGCCGGGCGCGCTTCGTGTCCGACCTCGCGGACTGCCACGGCTGCTGTCTCGTCGTGGACGGCCTGTTCGGCATCGGCCTCGCGCGGCCACTCGCGGGCCAGGCGCGCGCGCTCGTGGAGCGTACGCACGGCATGACGTGCCCCGTGCTCGCACTGGACGTGCCGAGCGGCCTCGATGCGGACACGGGCAGCGTCATCGGTCCGGACGGCGTAGCCGTGCGCGCCACGCACACCATCACCTTTCTCGGGAACAAGCCGGGCCTGCACACAGGCGACGGCTGCGACCACGCGGGCCGGGTGCACGTCAACCGGCTCGGCGCGGACGGGCTGCACGCCGAAGTCGCGCACGCGCGCCTGAACACGCCCGCCCTGTTCGCAGGCTTCCTGAAGCCGCGCCGCAACAATTCGCACAAGGGCACGTATGGCGATGTCGCCGTACTGGGCGGCGCGCGCGGCATGGCCGGCGCCGGCATCCTGGCGGCCCGCGCCGCGTTGTATGCGGGCGCGGGCCGGGTGTTCGTGGCGGCCGTCGATCCGGGACCGGCGCTCGATGCGGCGCAGCCGGAGATCATGTTCCGCGACGCGGCCGGCTTCGCGTTCGACGGCCGCACTGTCGTCGCCGGCCCCGGCATGGGCGATTCCGCCGGCGCCACGCACCTGCTGTCCAGGGTGATCGACGGGACGGGGCCCCTCGTGGTCGATGCGGACGCGCTGAACCTGTGCGCGGCCAGCCCCGACCTGGCGGCACGCCTGGCCGCGCACGACGGCGGCGTCGTCGTCACGCCGCATCCGCTCGAAGCCGCGCGGCTGCTGGGCGTCACGGCCGCGATCGTGCAGGCCGACCGGCTGGAGAATGCGCGCGAACTGGCGCAGCGGCTGGACGCCGTCGTCGTGCTGAAGGGTGCCGGCAGCGTCATCGCGCGGCCGGACGGCTATGTGGCGCTGAATGCGACGGGCAATCCGGGCCTCGCCACGGGCGGCACGGGCGACGTACTGGCGGGCCTCGTGGGCACCCTGCTGGGCCAGGGCTGGCCCGCGTGGGAAGCGGCGCTGGCCGCGACGTGGCTGCACGGCGCGGCGGCCGACCGGCTGGTGGCGGGCGGCGTCGGCCCGATCGGGCTCACGGCGGGCGAGCTGCCGAAGGCGATCCGCGCCGAACTGAATGCGCTCGTCGCCGACGCCGCGTTGGCGTAG
- a CDS encoding ABC transporter ATP-binding protein yields MRDIPETSKGSAGVNGTARPAIEVRGLSKRVADASGELTILHEVDFTVQPAETLALVGASGSGKSTLLGLLAGLDTPSSGQVLLDGTDIFALDEDGRAAFRKAKLGFVFQSFQLLAHLNAVENVMLPLELRGDADARAKAEAMLGRVGLSSRLRHYPKYLSGGEQQRVALARAFVTEPPLLFADEPTGSLDAATGEAVIQLMFELNRERGSTLVLVTHDPAMAARCGRTLTIAAGRLAV; encoded by the coding sequence ATGCGTGATATTCCCGAGACGTCAAAAGGCAGTGCAGGTGTGAACGGAACGGCCAGGCCGGCGATCGAGGTTCGCGGCCTGTCGAAGCGCGTGGCGGATGCCAGCGGCGAGCTCACCATCCTGCACGAGGTGGATTTTACCGTGCAACCGGCCGAGACGCTCGCCCTCGTCGGCGCCTCCGGCTCCGGCAAGTCCACATTGCTCGGCCTGCTGGCCGGTCTCGACACGCCATCGTCGGGCCAGGTCCTGCTCGACGGTACGGACATCTTCGCCCTCGACGAGGACGGACGCGCCGCGTTTCGCAAGGCAAAGCTGGGCTTCGTGTTCCAGTCGTTCCAGCTGCTCGCGCACCTGAATGCCGTGGAAAACGTGATGCTGCCGCTGGAACTGCGGGGCGATGCCGATGCGCGCGCGAAAGCCGAGGCGATGCTGGGCCGCGTGGGCCTGTCCAGCCGCCTGCGCCATTATCCGAAGTACCTGTCGGGCGGCGAGCAGCAGCGTGTCGCGCTGGCCCGCGCCTTCGTCACCGAACCGCCGCTGCTGTTCGCCGACGAGCCCACGGGCAGCCTCGATGCCGCCACCGGCGAAGCCGTCATCCAGCTGATGTTCGAGCTGAATCGCGAGCGCGGATCGACCCTGGTCCTCGTCACCCACGACCCCGCCATGGCCGCGCGCTGCGGCCGCACGCTCACGATCGCCGCGGGCCGCCTGGCCGTCTGA
- a CDS encoding arylesterase gives MLALLRKWTIAAVAVLGMTAAGSAYSAPKTVLVVGDSLSAEYGLARGTGWVALLEQRLKREQVDARIVNASISGETTSGGRTRLPALLQQHKPDVVVLELGANDGLRGLPVTAAADNLRTMIQLSQQNKAKVLLVGMRMPPNYGRAYTERFAGMYKDLAAAYKVPLVPFMLDGVAQETTNFQADRLHPLATAHPTILNNIWPQFAPLVKR, from the coding sequence ATGCTTGCTTTACTCAGGAAATGGACGATAGCTGCCGTCGCGGTTCTTGGAATGACCGCGGCGGGGAGCGCCTATTCTGCCCCAAAAACCGTGCTCGTGGTGGGCGACAGCCTGTCGGCCGAATACGGCCTCGCGCGCGGCACCGGCTGGGTCGCCCTGCTGGAGCAGCGCCTCAAGCGTGAACAGGTCGACGCCCGCATCGTCAACGCCAGCATCAGCGGCGAGACGACGAGCGGCGGCCGCACGCGCCTGCCCGCGCTGCTGCAACAGCACAAACCGGACGTCGTCGTGCTGGAACTGGGCGCGAACGACGGCCTGCGCGGCCTGCCCGTGACGGCCGCCGCGGACAATTTGCGCACGATGATCCAGTTGTCGCAGCAGAACAAGGCGAAGGTCCTGCTCGTCGGCATGCGCATGCCGCCCAACTACGGCCGCGCGTACACGGAACGCTTCGCCGGCATGTACAAGGATCTGGCGGCCGCCTATAAAGTCCCGCTGGTGCCGTTCATGCTGGACGGCGTCGCCCAGGAGACGACAAACTTCCAGGCCGACCGCCTGCATCCGCTCGCGACGGCCCATCCGACCATCCTCAACAATATCTGGCCGCAATTCGCGCCTCTCGTCAAACGATAA
- the mnmH gene encoding tRNA 2-selenouridine(34) synthase MnmH, with amino-acid sequence MKYPAVLGVDDVLPMLDQFDTIIDARSESEFALDRIPGAINCPTLDDAQRVLVGTTYKQVGAFEAKKIGAPLVAQNIARYIETLFADKPKDWKPLVYCWRGGNRSGSMALIFAKIGWPVVQLDGGYKAYRAYVAAALENPPLLDFRVICGTTGSGKSRLLETLESIGAQVLDLERLAAHRGSVLGHLPGEPQPSQKMFETRIWDKLRRFDPSKPVFVESESKKVGNLRVPEAVMERMRASPCIALQLGRPLRVQLLMEDYHHFCADPSALNAQLDHLVQLHGRARIETWQEMANTGRMPELVDQLLVEHYDPAYLRSIDRNFVQYPKAETLALPGISKDDFVAAARHLHG; translated from the coding sequence ATGAAATACCCCGCTGTCCTCGGCGTCGACGACGTCCTGCCCATGCTCGACCAGTTCGACACCATCATCGACGCGCGCAGCGAGTCCGAGTTCGCGCTCGACCGCATCCCGGGCGCCATCAACTGCCCGACCCTGGACGACGCGCAGCGCGTCCTCGTCGGCACCACGTACAAGCAGGTCGGCGCGTTCGAAGCGAAGAAGATCGGCGCCCCGCTCGTCGCGCAGAACATCGCGCGCTACATCGAAACGCTGTTCGCCGACAAACCGAAGGACTGGAAGCCGCTCGTGTACTGCTGGCGCGGCGGCAACCGCAGCGGCTCGATGGCGCTCATCTTCGCCAAGATCGGCTGGCCCGTCGTGCAGCTCGACGGCGGCTATAAAGCGTATCGCGCCTATGTCGCGGCCGCGCTGGAAAACCCGCCCCTGCTGGATTTCCGCGTGATCTGCGGCACGACGGGCAGCGGCAAGAGCCGGCTGCTCGAGACCCTCGAATCCATCGGCGCACAGGTGCTCGACCTGGAACGCCTCGCCGCGCATCGCGGCTCCGTCCTCGGCCACCTGCCGGGCGAACCGCAGCCGAGCCAGAAGATGTTCGAGACGCGCATCTGGGACAAGCTGCGCCGCTTCGATCCGTCGAAACCCGTGTTCGTGGAATCGGAGAGCAAGAAGGTGGGCAACCTGCGCGTGCCGGAAGCGGTCATGGAGCGCATGCGCGCCTCGCCCTGCATCGCGCTGCAGCTGGGCCGTCCGCTGCGCGTGCAGCTGCTGATGGAAGACTATCACCACTTCTGCGCCGACCCTTCCGCGCTGAATGCGCAGCTGGACCATCTGGTGCAATTGCATGGTCGCGCGCGCATCGAAACGTGGCAGGAGATGGCCAATACGGGGCGTATGCCGGAGCTCGTGGACCAGCTGCTCGTGGAGCACTACGATCCCGCGTACCTGCGCTCGATCGACCGGAATTTCGTGCAGTACCCGAAGGCGGAGACGCTGGCCTTGCCGGGCATCTCGAAGGACGACTTCGTCGCGGCCGCGCGGCATCTCCACGGGTAG
- the cynS gene encoding cyanase, whose protein sequence is MNRMDVTEKIIGAKVAKGIRWEDVAGKVGQSKEWTTALCLGQMTASVEQAAILGDIFGLTDEECKWLQVVPYKGSLPTAVPTDPLIYRWYEIVNVYGTTIKELIHEEFGDGIMSAIDFSMDIVRQPDPKGDRVNVVLSGKFLPYKQY, encoded by the coding sequence ATGAACCGCATGGACGTCACCGAAAAAATCATCGGCGCCAAGGTAGCGAAAGGCATCAGGTGGGAAGACGTGGCCGGCAAGGTCGGCCAATCCAAGGAATGGACGACCGCGCTGTGCCTGGGACAGATGACCGCCTCGGTCGAACAGGCCGCCATCCTCGGCGACATCTTCGGCCTCACCGACGAAGAGTGCAAGTGGCTGCAGGTCGTCCCCTACAAGGGCTCGCTGCCGACGGCCGTCCCGACCGATCCGCTGATCTACCGCTGGTACGAGATCGTCAACGTCTATGGCACGACGATCAAGGAACTGATCCACGAAGAGTTCGGCGACGGCATCATGAGCGCCATCGACTTCAGCATGGATATCGTCCGGCAGCCCGATCCGAAAGGCGACCGGGTCAACGTGGTACTGTCGGGCAAGTTCCTGCCATACAAGCAGTACTGA
- a CDS encoding GNAT family N-acetyltransferase: protein MTVTWTDTLDNVDWSELSELYRKAPLGDKSPERLKTVFTNSMFRRFGYEDGVLVAAGRALADGMDCSYICDVAILPSHQGRGLGDALISHLVERSRGHAKIILYSVPGKEAFYARYGFRRMTTAMAVFQDQDKAAAQGYLAQD, encoded by the coding sequence ATGACCGTGACCTGGACCGATACTCTCGACAACGTGGACTGGAGCGAACTTTCCGAGCTGTACCGCAAGGCGCCGCTGGGCGACAAGTCGCCCGAGCGCCTGAAAACGGTGTTCACGAACAGCATGTTCCGCCGGTTCGGCTACGAGGACGGCGTGCTCGTCGCGGCCGGGCGGGCCCTGGCGGACGGTATGGATTGCTCCTACATCTGCGACGTGGCGATCCTGCCCAGCCACCAGGGACGCGGGCTGGGAGATGCGTTGATCTCCCACCTGGTCGAGCGGTCGCGCGGGCACGCGAAGATCATCCTGTATTCGGTGCCGGGCAAGGAGGCGTTCTATGCGCGCTACGGCTTCCGGCGCATGACGACGGCGATGGCCGTGTTCCAGGATCAGGACAAGGCCGCCGCCCAGGGCTATCTGGCGCAGGACTGA